The following proteins are co-located in the Desulfonauticus submarinus genome:
- a CDS encoding ABC transporter ATP-binding protein, which translates to MNNLLQVKNLYFKYGETTVLENISFSLNPGQIIGILGPNGSGKTTLLLCLSGFLKNYQGKILIQNKNLKQMPFKLRAKTINLVQQNPYFPNIETFTYLLWARFPYLKFLSSYGKVEKNIVLKKAKQTKVEQFLTKSLKSLSGGEQKRILLTKSLIQDTAILLFDEITSNLDPQINMQFLQIIKHISKKGKGLILSLHDLNLAAILCPYLIFLKQGKIVAKGPTKEVFNSQILEQVYETSFTVFQHPKKNIPQAVLC; encoded by the coding sequence ATGAACAATCTTTTACAGGTAAAAAACCTTTATTTTAAATATGGAGAAACCACTGTCTTAGAAAATATTTCTTTTTCCTTAAATCCAGGACAAATTATTGGAATTCTCGGTCCCAATGGAAGTGGAAAAACTACCCTTCTTTTATGTCTAAGTGGCTTTTTAAAAAATTATCAAGGCAAAATTTTAATCCAAAATAAAAATTTAAAACAAATGCCTTTTAAATTACGCGCTAAAACAATAAATCTAGTCCAACAAAATCCTTATTTTCCCAATATTGAAACTTTTACCTATCTTTTATGGGCTAGATTTCCCTATCTAAAATTTCTTAGCTCATATGGGAAGGTAGAAAAAAATATAGTTCTAAAAAAAGCAAAACAAACTAAGGTTGAACAATTTCTAACTAAATCTCTTAAATCCCTTTCAGGAGGCGAACAAAAACGCATACTTCTTACTAAAAGCCTTATCCAAGATACAGCTATTCTTCTCTTTGATGAAATTACGTCTAATTTAGACCCACAAATAAATATGCAATTTTTACAAATTATAAAACATATATCTAAAAAAGGAAAAGGACTTATCCTTAGCCTACATGACTTAAATTTAGCTGCTATTCTTTGTCCTTATCTCATTTTTCTAAAACAAGGAAAGATTGTGGCCAAAGGACCAACAAAAGAAGTTTTTAACAGTCAAATACTGGAGCAAGTTTATGAAACATCATTTACTGTATTTCAACATCCTAAAAAAAATATACCTCAAGCTGTGTTGTGTTAG